One window of the Phormidium ambiguum IAM M-71 genome contains the following:
- a CDS encoding endonuclease domain-containing protein — protein MTKLYNKSTEKAKRQALRNNMPVAEKIIWAKLRGRQIESCKFRRQYSIGAFVVDFYAPELKLAIEIDGESHFLDGAKEYDDERQAFLEEKGTKVLRFTNEQIYHELEGVITTITQSIQVLRETTPPQPSPY, from the coding sequence ATGACCAAACTCTATAACAAAAGTACAGAAAAAGCCAAAAGGCAAGCACTACGAAACAATATGCCAGTGGCAGAGAAAATAATCTGGGCAAAATTAAGGGGGCGACAGATCGAAAGTTGTAAATTTCGTAGACAGTATAGCATTGGTGCATTTGTTGTTGATTTTTATGCACCCGAACTAAAACTAGCAATTGAAATTGACGGAGAAAGTCATTTTTTGGATGGAGCAAAGGAGTACGACGATGAACGTCAAGCATTTCTTGAAGAAAAAGGAACGAAAGTTTTGAGGTTTACAAATGAGCAAATTTATCACGAATTAGAGGGTGTAATAACAACTATTACTCAGAGTATTCAAGTATTGCGGGAGACGACCCCACCCCAGCCCTCCCCTTACTAA
- a CDS encoding WYL domain-containing protein gives MPRKKETLTLSVPPGTKEQLETIARRLGIFWGKSPSPSGLVVAIAQQQLQVGREALSLDEQQVKALRQATKLLIDAGQIEEAETIITLLLNQGDLEAPIRQALLQQQTQPIQAWRDRIDELIKAKQPFRLKYRNSQNQDLEFTVRYAEVRFYEKRFYLQIWCEETADALAENPDLPEVCHNRCLRFERIQDIQPISDVWRGSFDSIKVYLQFEGWLANAYEPKTEDVENIVLGEIRQVVRQVVNPFWLLREIRRYGEDCVIVAPENIRERYRRELREICKSYGIELP, from the coding sequence ATGCCCAGAAAAAAAGAAACACTAACACTATCCGTCCCACCAGGAACCAAAGAGCAACTAGAGACGATCGCACGCCGTCTAGGAATCTTTTGGGGGAAAAGTCCCAGCCCATCGGGGTTGGTAGTTGCGATCGCGCAACAACAACTCCAAGTCGGTCGAGAAGCTTTAAGCCTTGACGAGCAACAGGTGAAAGCCTTGCGGCAAGCCACTAAACTGCTGATTGATGCTGGTCAAATTGAGGAAGCCGAAACTATAATTACACTTTTGCTGAATCAAGGCGACTTGGAAGCACCCATTCGGCAAGCCTTGTTGCAACAGCAGACTCAGCCGATTCAAGCTTGGCGCGATCGCATCGACGAACTAATCAAGGCTAAACAGCCTTTTCGCTTGAAATATCGCAACTCACAAAATCAAGACTTAGAGTTCACCGTCCGTTATGCAGAAGTCCGGTTCTACGAAAAACGATTCTACTTACAAATTTGGTGCGAAGAGACAGCCGACGCATTGGCAGAAAACCCCGACCTCCCAGAGGTTTGCCATAATCGCTGCTTACGATTTGAACGCATTCAAGACATCCAACCCATCTCAGATGTCTGGCGAGGAAGTTTCGATTCCATAAAAGTGTACTTACAATTTGAAGGATGGTTAGCAAACGCTTATGAACCAAAAACCGAAGACGTAGAAAACATAGTCTTAGGCGAGATTCGCCAAGTCGTGCGGCAAGTGGTCAATCCCTTCTGGTTACTGCGGGAAATCCGACGCTACGGCGAAGATTGCGTGATTGTAGCGCCTGAGAACATCAGAGAACGCTACAGGCGAGAACTGCGGGAGATTTGCAAATCTTACGGCATAGAACTCCCGTAA